The DNA window AAGAATTTAGTAATAGTTATAAAGATTTGGTTGATTTTGAACACTTTTTGGATTCTAGAGATTTATAAAACTGTATAATTAAggtttatattgaaaattgtATAATAGTTAatcattttgtataaatttcaaatatacgGACGAGATTAAAATacgtctatatatatattgcttattttttaatactatCTTTTTAGGTAGAACAAGTTATTTATAACTATAAAGATTTTCGTGTGATgcacacgaataaaaatataaatataataataatatatattcaatatttaaaattcttaataaatcactaataatatattagaataaaaaatagaacgatcttattccatattttatttatttcagaaaaaaacaacttatcttctcacatatttcattacatatttttttctaaaatatctctaatctcgtgaccttacactttcactttggtcaatcaaatatttgattcatattttttaatatttaatattgtgactgaacattttggtcaatcaaatatttgattcaatttttttttaccactttcaattgatatcggtctattattcctcggcaaaccacatcacaatcacacttggttaaagggttttaattgttttgttaggttgcaagttcgaaacatacatatatcatttttaattttatttttaaccgttttaagtttatgggcggatcaacccacaatccttCTCAAGTATCGatttactctaacatatatatccaaTCACAACACTTgacccgacaattcagacactttaaaaattaagcattattatgtatatatatagatttgttagTTAAAAAGTCAAACatgtattgttaaaatataccgcgttcatctaattttgtgctgaatttaaaatataaagtgttattggtctagttggttaaagggttgtacttgtttttttaggttgcaagttcgaatcatacatatagattttttaattttatttttaaccgttttaagtttatggaggggtcaactcacaatcccacccaagtatacatttactctcacatatatatctaaattaatcatagctctcgactcgacaatctggtcactttaaaaaataagcatcaatttatatatagattagttagttaatgtattgaacttatattgttaaaatatccctcgttcatctaatttggtattgaatttaaaatataaagtgttattagcctagttggttaaagaattgtacttgttttgttaaattgcatgttcgaaacatacatataacattttttattttatttttaaccgtattAAGTTTGTGggtgggttaacccacaatccaactcaagtattcatttaatctcacatatatatccaaattaaccacagctctttacccgacaatctggatattttaaaaattaagcatcattatatatatatatatatatatatatatatatatattagttagttaaaaagttgaacttatattgttcaAATGTCCtacgttcatctaatttggtgtttaatttgaagtataaagtgttattagcgtAGTTGGTTAGAGAGTTgttcttattttgttaggtttaaagttcgaaacatacatatagcatttttaattttatttttaaccgttttaagtttgtggtcaggtcaacccataatccgacccaaaaatccgttttaaaaattaagtattattatatatatatatatatatatatttatatatgtatataaacatgcaacctaacaatcgagagttgtggttaatttagttatatatgttagagtaaTTGAATACTTGgatcagattgtgggttgacacaacataaacttaaaacggttaaatataaaattaaaaaactatatgtatgtttcgaacttgcaacctaacaaaacaagtacaactctttaaccaaataggctaataacacattatatcttaaattcaacaccaatttAGTTGAAAAcggaatattttaacaatataagttcaactttttaactaactaaactatatatatataatgatgcttaatttttaaagtgtctggattgtcgggtcgagagatgtggttaatttggatatatatatatatatatatatatatgtgagagtaattggatacttgggtcggattgtgggtttcccattcataaactttaaacgtttaaaaataaaattaaaactgctatatttatgtttcgaacttacaacctaacaaaacaaatacgaccatttaaccaactatgctaataacactttttattttaaattcaacaccaaattagatgaatgcggaacattttaacaatataagttcaataactaactaatatatatatataaccgttttaagtttgtgggcgggtcaacccacaatccaacacaagtatcaatttactctcatatatatattcaaattaaccacagctctttaCCCggtaattcggacactttaaaaattgagcatcattatatatatatatatatagatagatagatagatatagattatttagttaaaaagttgaacttatattaaaatgtcatctaatttggtgttgaatttaaaacataaagtgttattagattagttggttaaattGATTTACTTTcttgttaggttgaaagtttgaaacatacatataggtttttaaattttatttttaactattttaagtttatgggtgggtccaTCCACAATCCGAtttaagtatccatttactctcgcaaatatatccaaattaaccaaagctctcgacctgacaatctggacactttaaaaattaagcatcattatatatatacatatatacattagttagttaaaaagttaaacttatattattaaaatgtcccgcgttcatctaatttggtgttgatttaaaaatataaagtgttattagcctagttggttagagggttgtacttattttgttaggttgcaagttaaTAACATACttatagtatatttaattttattttgaaccgTTTTATGTTTGTAGTCGGGtcacccacaatccgacccaagaaTCCATTTACTtccacatatatatccaaattaatcacaaccaCCTAGCAatcggatactttaaaaattaagcataattatatatatatagagagagagatatTGGTTAGTTATTGAACtgatattgttaaaatatttcgcattcatctaatttggtgtttaatttaaaatttgaagtattatcagcctagttggttaaagagttgtacttgttttcttAAGTTGtatgttcgaaacatacatataacatttttattttatttttaaccgtttaaagtttTTGGGCGGGtcacccacaatccgacctaagtatacaattactctcacataaatatattcaaattaaccacatctttcgacccgacaatctaaacactttaaaaattaagtatcattatatatatatagattagttagttaaaaagttgaacttatattgttaaattgtCCTATGTTTATCTAATTTGGAGTTGAATTTAAgatataatgtgttattagcctagttgattaaagggttgtactttttttcttaggttgcatgttcgaaacatacatatagaatttttaattttatttttaaccgttttaaatttatgtgcgtgtcaacctacaatccgacccaattatccattactctcacatttatccaaattaaccatagctcttgacccgacaatccagacactttgaaaattaagcatcatttatatatatatatatatatattagttattaattgaacttatattgttaaaatgttccgcatttatctaatttggtgttgaaattaaaatataaagtgttattagcgtagttggttaaagggttatacttgttttgttaggttgtaagttcgaaacatacatatagtattttttttttaaccgtttaaaatttTTGGATGGACAattcacaatccgacccaagtatccaattactctcacatatatatatatatacaaattaaccacatctctcaaCCCggaatccagacactttaaaaattaagcatcattatatatatatatatatatattagttagttaaaaatttgaacttatattgttaaaatgtcctgcATTCATCTAaattgatgttgaatttaaaatataaagtattattagcttAGTTTGTTAGAGGGTTGTACTTAGtttgttatgttgtaagttcgaaacatacatataacatttttaattttatttttaaccgttttaaatttgtcatcgggtcaacccataatcttACCCAAGAATCCATTTATTCCCACATATGTaaccaaattaatcacaactctcagGGAGACAAGCCGACGAATCGAGTAAGCCAAAAGTCTGCTATATTTGTGGTGatcataatcacataaagtttatgtgcccATTTAAGGGGGAAAAGGTTGTAGTGGTTAAAGGAACTAAGTCCTCTGATGAGGATGAAGAGACTCAAATAGGATCCTTAAAACTGCTCAATGTTGTGAAAGCTAGTATTGCGAAACCGATTAAGGGAACAAAGATGGGCTCGATGTTCGTGGATGCCTTGATTGGGGGAAGGCACATCAAAACACTAATGGATACTAGAGCTACTCACAACTTCATGCGTGAAGGAGTGACTAAGGTGTTGGGTCTTCACATCCACCCAACGAGAGGGACGGTAAAGTCTGTGAGTACAATAGTCAACCTGGTAATCGAGGAGGCTAAGAAAGTGCACACCAGGATCGGAGACTGGAATGGGACAATCACATTTATATTAGTCCCTATGGATGACTACGATGTAGTGGTTGGACTACAATGGTTCGATCAGGTACGTGCTTACATAGTTCCTCATTctaattctttaattattttggatcaCGGAAAGACTCGAGTGATACCAATAAGAAGAGAATAAGAGGGTATGTGCATGTTCTTGGCAATGCGGTTCAACTGAGGTCGCAAACGTGGTAAAAAGACATTTTCCACTTTTTCCAAGATGGATTATGGGGATGGGTCCAAGGGAAAAGAATAAGCACTTGAGGAATTCCAGATAGCGTGTGTCGAAGTCTTTGAAGGGCTCAAGGCCAAAGACACCACACACCATCAACTCCACAAAGTTTGACCACACGTTACGTTGGTCAAAGTCAGTCCACCTTTACTCTCGCCAAATCTTTAGGTGAGGAAGCAGATCTTACTCGGGCATCTTTTGATGAAGACaccaagaaaatgaagaaaagggCAGATCCGAAGAGGCGTGTAGTCGAGTTTAAGGAAGGGGACCGAGGAATAGGGAAATTAATCATGCATCAATGTAAGTCTCTACAATCTTTGCTCAAGTGGCTTGTGCGCAAATACGAGGGACCGTTAAAAATTGAGCGGCGTGGGGGAAAGGTCTATCCTATGTCGAGAATTGCCGGGAAAGAGAGGATCTCTTGTGTCAATTCAAGTAAAAGATTGAAGAGTACCGATCCAAGGTCAAGCTGAGGACGtccacgacttaggtgggggagaatgtcacagcCTATTATTATCACGATCCATCTAAGGGGATGTCCAAGCTCATTACAGTCTTGGCCTCATAGTGCGCCTATTTTTCTAGCCCAAGGGGAGGCCTAATCGCCTAAGTAGGCTCAACCCAAGGAATATCCTAGTTAAGGagggatattttatttaaggaatATGTATTATAACTTAAGAAGGGATATTCTAAATaaggaagatatattctaattaaggaagagatatCTAATTTAGGAAAGGATATTCTAGTTATGGAAGGGATGTCctaaattattgtaattatattgtaattagAAGGCAATTCTTAATATAGTACGTTagaagtcctataaataccttagAGGTCTTACATTGTAATTACCAAGTATTCAATATACAATTCTTATTCTcaaattctttctctctctaatttcTTCTTGCATTGTGTAAAAGGGCTTACTATCTAGAATCTGTGTCGATCTAGCCTAGTGCCACACGGGTCGAATTTCATATCGTAACAATcgtacactttaaaaattaagcattattatatatatatatatatatatatatattagttagttattgaacttatattgttaaaattttccgcattcatctaatttggtattaaatttaacatataaagtgttattagcctagtttgttaaaaagttgtactttttttgttaggttgtaagttcgaaacttataaattgcatttttaattttctttataaccgtttaaaatttatgggcgagaacccacaatccgacctaagtttccaattactctcacatatatatatatatcgaaattaaccacagctctcgactcgacaatccggacactttaaaatttaaacaccattatatatatatatagattagttagttaatcATCTTGTATGAATTTCAAATATATGGACGAGATTAAAATCCATCTATATTGCTTATTTGAATACTATGTTTTTAgttaaaacaacttatttataatttgaatatatagtatgtttctaattaaaaatgaacAATTTTTTAAACCATATTGGTATTGAGCAATTTCACACTTAAGGGTAATTATAGAATCATATTGGTACTGAGGAATTTcagatatgtttttttttagaattagataatcaaatagttaattaaattgcAAAAATGaacttattaaacaaaaatttatggTGAACTTAATCTCAGACTTAAgataaattcattcattttaGTTAAGAACCACAAATTATATTGTACATAGAAtaagaaaaagtaattttgcaatcataaatagaaaaaatatattatcacaatattataatattattataatattatgataatatcaatattattatattatttgaaattataacaaGAAAAAGAATGAATCATCTGCATTAAACAGTTTTTTAAACCGAATTAATAGTTAGGTTGCTTATTGATCCAACCTTCTTTGTCAATGTAAGAAATGCTTGTGAAATACTTCAACTCGGTTGGGCTAAGCTTTTTCTCCCATTTGACTCGCCCCGAAGTGTTCGCTCCCCTTCCATAGCATTTTTCTTCAACGAAAGTTGTTCTTtccctattttatttatttaattaaagagtGCCAATTAAATGAACGAATTCATCGAGAAATGTATAGAAATGTATAGAAAATAGCTTAATTGTcatcaaacttaaataaaagattatatatatgatcttACTCATGACCAGTGGCAGTCCAAGCATCCCATCCTTGAGGAACAATAGAGGCTTCAAAAGAGGAGTTGAAGTAAATGACTCTTGCATACTCTCTCCAAGCTCTTCCCAAATGGGCTAGTCTTGGTCCCACAATCTTGCATTCCTTGAAAACAAACCCATTTGGGTCATTTGGTCTCTCTCGTCCTTGAGCTGTAATAAATCCTGCTAGTCTTTTGTCTCTTCCTCCATTGATCACTGATATGGTACATCcctatcattaaaaatacctcaaaatatttaaaaatttgaatcaCTTTCTTGGGCCAATACTAATATAATGAGCAACTAATTCAAGGACCCATTTTAAGATATTCATTATCattccttttctttttataaCAAATTTCGCACATCTAccaaatctaatatttttattaaaattaaatatatgtagaAATCACTTCATATCCAATGAGAGAAGCACTATATATATGTCTTCAAACCAACTTTCCAAGATATGAATCTAATTCAATTTACTAAGAGTCTAAGAgtaaaaagtattatatatagtCTACAcataagtatttaataaattcttTAAAATCCCCAAAAGACAAATTGTTAAGGAACACAATCAATTACCTCATAAATGGATTGACCGGCACCATAGATGAAATCGAGGACTCCTACAATGTTGCACGACTTGAAATAATGTCTTCCGTGGGCATCACTTAAAGTATCTTGCAGTCCTAAGAAGGAACAATGGTAGAATGATGATTTATCACCCGTAATTACAGCTGCAACAGCAATTGTCATTGCGGAATCATTTTTTGGTGGGTAATTGTATGAGTTCTACACACAAAAATGTAGGACACAATATGTTATGcacaatcaaaatataatttaacctATTCAAGCTAGATTTCATTCAAAATGTagttatataagaaataatCAATACCATAAAAGTAATATGTTTCACTACAATATTATCTGCTAAAGAGATGAAAGTTGAGTTTGTGAAAGCTGAGCCAGGGCCACCCCCAATTATACTTGTCCTTTTCTTTGCGTCCCCTTTGAGATATATAAATGGTTTTCTTACTGGAATTGTAACTTGTTCCCTACATTAACATTAGCATTTTATGAAACccaataataattacttttttaaataaagggttCTTAgtggaaaaaatattaatcatgcttatataaaaacaaattgaaagtgattaagAGTAATACTTGTAATCACCGGCCATTACTGAAATACAAATCCAacgaatattattttttgggatGGAATCGATTGCTGATTGGATGGTTGAGAAATTACCCCGACCTAATTTATCAACA is part of the Impatiens glandulifera chromosome 1, dImpGla2.1, whole genome shotgun sequence genome and encodes:
- the LOC124942693 gene encoding probable pectinesterase 29, producing the protein MAADSKAKWAQSDSNDLSSSDIDDEDVTCFMAEEESEVFDFSSEEFTSDELTTTLNDMVIEYKKLLDSLTLVSSKPTVYRTIYVDKLGRGNFSTIQSAIDSIPKNNIRWICISVMAGDYKEQVTIPVRKPFIYLKGDAKKRTSIIGGGPGSAFTNSTFISLADNIVVKHITFMNSYNYPPKNDSAMTIAVAAVITGDKSSFYHCSFLGLQDTLSDAHGRHYFKSCNIVGVLDFIYGAGQSIYEGCTISVINGGRDKRLAGFITAQGRERPNDPNGFVFKECKIVGPRLAHLGRAWREYARVIYFNSSFEASIVPQGWDAWTATGHEERTTFVEEKCYGRGANTSGRVKWEKKLSPTELKYFTSISYIDKEGWINKQPNY